In the Necator americanus strain Aroian chromosome X, whole genome shotgun sequence genome, CGACGAGATTTCGAAGATGGACCATTTTGCCGATGTCTTCCGGAAAGAATGACAGACCATTGTTGGATACATCGAGGCTGAAAGACGAAAGTCCTACTTTATTCCTTCCAAAcaatatttccaaaataaatGAGCAGTGACTAAAAATGTGTAACATAACAGTTACGACCAAAACCAGGACTAAGGTCCGGAGCGCGTAACCGTTCCTTTTTGTGAGCAAGAACAATCCTTTCTCTTCGAATGGTTAGACACTTTACGAGTTATTTAGGTAGGAAATACTATTTcttaaaagaaggaaaaaagaacaggagGCGGAAAAAGGGCAACAATGGGATACTTTGAGTGAAATGAGATGAGCTACTGGATGATCAGCACGGTTTGAATACTTAGATAGCTTATTTCTCCTCGATGTGCAGCAGAAAAGTCCAGCCGCTTTGAGGAAGTATATTTGCAAGTAGTCGAAACATGTTGCAGTAAGTGGATGAAGGTAGCCACCTGCTCCAATCACAAAATTATGGCAACAGATTCTATTTTTAAGAAGTGATCAAACCTCACAAcgtttcaagagaaaaatggCTCTAGAAAAAAGGCTCAGCAAATAAttgacacaaacagtaaaagggCATATCAGAATTGAACGGTGAAAGTTGTCCATAATTTTAGAGAAGTGAGGTGAGGCCTCGGCACAAGGACAGTATTAGTAGAGGACTGTTCACTTGGGTCATGAGGTTATTGCTGTTTTTGCGGAACAGTTCCAACTCTTACCTGACCAGGTTTGCGAAAGCAGGAAGGCAAGCAACATGCACTAGGTTATTCTTGCTAAGATTAAGGCGGCGAATTTGGAGCGGATCGTACTCCTCGCCGGTGAGAGGTCGACGCTTCGGAACCCCTTCCAACTGCATTCCCTCGAAATTCAGATCAAGCTGGTTCGAACTGCAATGGAAGTtgttctgcaatttttttagcaCAGATCAAATGGCGTAATGCGGACCTTCCAGGCTGTTCAGGAAGATCGGGGGAGTCGTACGAAGCATCGTATGATTCGGCCGCCGGCAGCATCGCTCACGACCACCACCAGctctgtaatgtggggtggcTGGCGCTGCGACGTCACGTGTGGCGCACGTGGCGCCACCTATGTCTCCTCCCACCATTCCGATCGGGGAATCACCCAACAGCTTCGTTCAACTCTACACTTCCATACAATTTTCATCTTCAAACATGAAAGGTCCTGTTTGCACATGTCTGGGAACGACTAGATCCTGGAAATTGGATACAAATGGAACATGGATAAGAATGATGACCTGAATTATGAAGCAGTTCATAACTACAGTGAAGGAATCTTTATGATTCGATTTACAGTGGATACGAATTAGGAACGTGTGGAAGTTCGACCAAAGTCTGACGTTAGGGGCACATAGAACTTACTTGAGAGAAAGTGTCTGAAGAAGCGCGGTTCCTACGAAGGAAAGACACTGAAAGCAATTTATTCACCAAACATCTTCGATGAGAAACATAAATGATTTCAAACGCGTCAAGTGCTAAAGATAGTCACCAACTTTTAGAAACCTCCTTCTCGTAAgtaaaaatggagaaaacgGCAGGGCAGGTGAAAGACTTCGGTTGGCACGACTTACCGCCTCTAGGTGACTTCTTCTAACAGTTCCCGTTTTGTTTACTACTCCCAGTTATACCGGTTATCGAATGTACGGCTGTGAACAgaaagaatttaaaggcagcataccacgaatctgaggtggtgcgaatttcaggtggggtattcgcatagtagattatggagagggaggtgattccgtccatttcttcctaattgccgtaaaaaacggcccggaaggtgcggcgcctgcacaaggctggcgcgctccaatcgaacttattgtggaaaatagtacgccggaacgctcgaagcagtattttccggaccgttttctacggcaattagaaagaaatggacggaatcacccttctctcgggaatctacgatcccgtatacgaatactccaccggaaatccgtaccactccagattcgttgggtgatgcctttaagttcacgatagaggagaaaaaagagcagcGCCCGCTCAATCGTAGAGCGGTTGAATATTGTccaagaaacgaaaaatgtcTTCCCCAAAAACCtctaaaaggaaaaacaacaaaatcctCTTGTTTTACACACAGTTGGAACGGAAACAGTACGATTCGATAgtagaataatataatatgtaatataagaCGACAAATAGCAGTATGATATAATAAAGATGCTCTACACACTTTTGAAGATTAACGAATTTCCTTGTCAGCATCATATTTCGTCTAATTTCTTTCCGCCAAAGTGAACTTTATGGGAAGTACAAAATTTTGGTTCGAGTTCGCAATCTTAACATTTTAcctacaaaatgaaaaaaaatagtaaataaactaCTATTTTTAAACCCTTTCTTTGTCTGTTAACTGCTACTTTTAATTCAATGTTATTCAATATTTCAGTGCCTTCCTTATTCAGCTTCTACTCCTATAATTCTTTGACTCGAAATTCctcacttttccatttttattactaGGAACAAGTAAGAAATATCGCCTTTGAAAGCAAACATTTTCTGTTTCGGTGATGCTGcagttatttaatttttctgatcGCCAAAAATTTTAATAGCCAACGAAAAACGCACAGTCCGGTTGTACGTACACTCTCAAGGGAACTCCAAAATCCTGGTTGAACAGCAAATTTCGGTGGGTCCATGGTATCCACGGTACAAACAGGACATGTACTGTGAGAGAAGTTCCGAAAAATAAGTCAGATTTTTTGAGTGGATATAAGATAACACCAAAACACCATAATATGGTATCGgtggaagaaagaaatcgaaacAGACTTCCTTGCAGTTAAATGGGTGATTAGTAAAGAATACTATTGTGAAGTTATGGATAAACGAAATGGCAAAgaatgttatttattatgcaaCAAATCTGAATATCGTACATCTAAACAGAACCGATCACATACGCGAAAAGCATGCAGTAGATATTCATGGATATGGAAACCATCAAGGGATTCAAGAGTCAGCCATTACAATGGAAACTGAAACGTACACCAGTGATGTCGTAAACTTTAaggaaaacataaaagaaTCCAGCACTGTAACCTCTTCGGCCACTAAACGGCCGGAGCAAAGTTGATCGGTTGACGGGGGAGAAGCGGACTACGGGAAGAACACCCATTAATTATCGATTGTCTTGACCTACGTAGTAAATGTCACTGTGGTTAAAATACCCAAAGTTTCCTAATTTTACGAATCCTAACATCATCCTCATCAATATTCGCAACATTCCATAATCGtagttattttaattattgatagcaataaataatttctgtgTTCGGAcgatttagaaaatatttacgaTCGTAATGATCTATAGCGGTGTAGTCGAATCGATGAGCCCACCCAGTGAAAGTGGATCAATGAATCCTCCAGCAATGAGTTTGCAATACGCCATCatgttgatttatttttatgtatggAAATAGTAGcgagataatttttaaaaaatttgtctTGTATACGCAACAAGAGCACGTTGAATTGTTGATTAATTTGTGAACGAAAGGGCTACCAATGTTTTGCCAGCGAAATCAGTTCTTTTCCTGACGAGTaagttttcttcacaaaatcccagattttttatttttttttcattttcaacatttttttttacaatcctTGATTCTCCTGAATTTTGGAAGAATGATGTCTAGTCTCAGTGTCCCTGGACCCTGTAGATTAAAGACTAAACAGAACGAAAAGTTATTTGAATATCTAAAGAAACGAAAAGCCAAGAATTACCATTTTAACATTCATGCCAAATAATATTATTGGAGGAATCCAAAAAACGGCCCACCGCTAGCTGTCCGTGtaatccaaaaatgaatatataGGAGCCTGCTCTGGAAATGGATTTTCCACACCACAAACACTTGCAAAAATTCAGCACAGCAATATTTTTCAATGTAAACTTCGTTATTTACACTCTGTAGCAAGTgacaatattaatattatatattgtcATTACATTttatatactattattatattattaatatgtatataatattattattaagtgATTGTGACATTACAATGATCTTTTCAGctccacatttctttttttttctctgaaacttCCCTGATCCATGTTCAGTTTCCAGGATGGCTTCCAGTTGACGAGTTCTTTCGAAGATTGATTtaataaaaatgcaaagaatTTGATGATTCAAACGCCATGCTAAGTCATAGAAGTTCTCAACagatcaagaaaatttttaaaaattaaatccgCTTACTATTTGAGTTCAATTCGAAAGGTGTGGTTTGTAATACTGGTGAATATACTTACAAAAACAATCCAGTACTTGTTCGAATGGATAGAAGTTACCGATATCCAGGAAAACTGTTCCCAGGAGTTCATCACCCCACTGTGTTGTTTCAGAGCCGAAAAACGAAAACCGAAGGGTGATGGcatttaaaaggataaaaaccaAAGTGTAGGGGTCCTTATGAGatacgcctacgcgttcgacgtGTCTGAGAACCGTTTCAGGTTTATAAACCCACGTTCAGCCTTGCAATGATTTGCGagggctaaccgatgtgtagAGCTAGTATTTTTATACTCCtggacaagtttggtaccagagtatcgacctcggagggatgagaggcttggcTGGCACAGGGCGGTTTTCAACCATCGATCGAATATGCAgtcacagtggaacctcttaccaactacCCTACACCCGCCCAAGATGGTagttaaaatctaaaaaaagttgttttttaagGAATACACAAACTTCGGAAGTTTTCGAAGAGCatcgaagaagagaaaaaagcagaaatggaTCTCCCTCAATAATCTAGCTGTTACCTAATTTCGCTAACATAACTTGGAGCTCGTTTCAGAGAAACGTGAAATAAATGGGTCCGTGCACGATATACATAATGGGACATACATATGGTCAACGTCATGATTAATAATATATAAGTCAGCAACGGGAGATTCCGGCACAGACTGTTCCTGAATGAGATGTAAAAGACCAATATCTACTGTTCCAGAAATCTACTTCGAATATCTAACCTCTGGCTGAAACAGAAACATTTCTTAAAAAGGAGTCATAACGGATGTAGACGGCCTAGTCATTTCTTGCTACTTAAAGTACGAATGAAACTGAGGTTCAATactttagagaaaaaaggagacgTTAAGCTTTTTCccaaaagaaatattgaaatcGTATACATCTAAAAATTGCTGGGAATTTTACTTTTCCGAGTTTAGGCAAACACATTCATCACctagtgctttttttcttatttgtttttttttttcctgtccgAGGACTTGCTCTCGCTTGAATGCAGTTACTactcgcttttttttgctgatgatgatgatatgAAGCGATTTATTCGTAGCTTAATAAATATGGCTTAAGTGTATGAAGGAATGATAACAAAATGATAACAAAATGCAGCATAAAATGagtgatttgaatttttttctgacatgCTGCCATAAATGTTCTCTAAATGGTATGAGTGGATGTAAAGCATCAACAAAGTGCCCAATAACAACCGATCTTTGACTGCGAGCATCCATACAAATTCTCTTCTATtgttaataaattttaataacATGCCAAATTTCGTTAAATACAATATTTCCACTATTCTAGACGATTTTTATTAAGTGAAATCACAAGCGTAATGACGAGCTTCTGGACTATGAAATATTCAATGatataacagtttttttttaccgcatttctggaagtgagaACAGATAAACCAGTAGATGTGGAGGAAAATAAGGCGCAAGCGTATCCACTTTGCATTATTAGGGGAAAAATCCTAGAATGTGCTTATTGTTGCTGATCAACAAATGCCGGCGGCACTCCGACAACATCCGTATCGGCAACTTCTTCCTCAGCTGCATCATCGCTGAGTGATTTTGAGCGAAGACGTGGACcaggctgaaaaaaaattaagtggaAATTAATGTCGGTTGTACTTGCGCTGACATTCGAAAACTCAGTGCAAACTGTATTTGATAATTCCTCATTGAAATAATATTCCGGAAGCAAAAACATGAGTTAACAGAAGAGATGTCCAGGTGGCAGATTCTACTACAAAGTTTACAAATTTTACAGCTGCTACTTCCTTGAGCAACATGTTTGGAAAAACAAAGCGGGAATGTGTTAGAGACTCTGACCTGCAGGGTCCCTAAGCTTATTTTCACAGAATCATAGGATATTCCAGGACTATGTG is a window encoding:
- a CDS encoding hypothetical protein (NECATOR_CHRX.G26126.T1), with the protein product MMAYCKLIAGGFIDPLSLVHVLFVPWIPWTHRNLLFNQDFGVPLRVYVQPDLSFLRRNRASSDTFSQDLVVPRHVQTGPFMFEDENCMEV